The following proteins come from a genomic window of Streptococcus oralis:
- a CDS encoding DUF2971 domain-containing protein translates to MVEYKYFNRVYNEVTNKNFSDSFIFFKDDWNDYGYYITFRVYYYDEDCGERYIGSYRIYEAEIEQQEDVYGIKSIFKLSKDEFDRNQKYSLACKLEFYQNLYEFCSEYYNDFLEKFNDLTFVDLPEDLKENEGIKYALLRNDRITKSKDIIDFNSELQRIDSELNVGNYLSSDKITEYFLTLLEEERVEDLKKEIEDLVEKSNFNYNLLKKLIEHCIENSSKDTYQVYYNTLLSLVEKENYEQLKSELETIDKDELKEISDNVNIIKDKLKYRVEGEDFIHYTSLNTLKFLLYKNDDKDNYPRLRLSNARQMNDPNEGYTFLNLIGIKKDELPQTDYDTSPFFFASMTQTGNGQNLDDSLPMWKQYGDDAKGINLTYHSDYIQKLMDDGIEIYKVCYNVKEDLLEEEINAIESAFDKIKKHTSDKRQEYFSLALNLIDDIRYLFKDADYSYENEYRIIKSYEGKENDIFISENSNSVIPGLYSYIDQELKYSKIKLGPKCDDIDFIAPYIKYVDRNIEVTKSQISYR, encoded by the coding sequence ATGGTAGAATATAAATATTTTAATAGAGTTTATAATGAAGTGACTAATAAAAATTTTTCGGATAGTTTCATTTTTTTTAAAGATGATTGGAATGATTATGGCTACTACATTACTTTTCGTGTTTATTACTATGACGAAGATTGTGGCGAAAGATACATAGGTAGTTATAGAATTTACGAAGCTGAGATAGAACAACAAGAGGATGTTTACGGAATAAAATCTATTTTTAAATTATCTAAAGATGAATTTGATCGGAATCAAAAATATTCTTTGGCTTGTAAGCTAGAGTTTTATCAGAATTTATATGAATTTTGTTCAGAGTATTATAATGATTTTCTGGAAAAATTTAATGATTTAACTTTTGTTGATTTACCTGAAGATTTAAAAGAAAACGAAGGAATAAAGTATGCATTATTAAGAAATGATAGAATAACAAAAAGTAAAGATATAATAGATTTTAATAGTGAACTCCAAAGAATCGATTCAGAATTAAATGTTGGTAATTATCTTTCTTCGGATAAGATTACGGAGTATTTTTTGACTTTATTAGAAGAGGAACGAGTAGAAGATTTAAAAAAAGAAATTGAAGATTTAGTTGAAAAAAGTAATTTTAACTATAATCTATTAAAAAAGTTAATCGAACATTGTATTGAGAATTCATCTAAAGATACCTATCAAGTGTATTATAATACTTTGCTTTCATTGGTTGAAAAGGAAAATTACGAACAGCTAAAGTCCGAGTTAGAAACTATTGACAAAGATGAATTGAAAGAAATATCGGACAATGTAAATATTATAAAAGATAAATTAAAATATAGAGTAGAAGGTGAAGATTTTATTCACTATACTTCATTAAATACCTTAAAATTTTTGCTTTATAAAAATGATGATAAAGATAATTATCCTAGATTACGACTTAGTAATGCCAGACAAATGAATGATCCAAATGAAGGGTATACATTTCTTAATCTCATAGGAATTAAGAAAGATGAATTACCTCAAACTGATTATGATACGTCGCCGTTCTTTTTTGCTTCTATGACACAAACTGGAAATGGGCAAAATCTAGATGATAGTCTTCCAATGTGGAAACAATATGGTGACGACGCAAAGGGTATTAATTTAACTTATCATTCAGATTATATTCAAAAGTTAATGGACGATGGAATAGAAATTTATAAAGTTTGTTATAATGTTAAGGAAGATTTACTAGAGGAAGAAATAAATGCAATAGAATCAGCATTTGACAAAATTAAAAAGCATACATCTGATAAAAGACAAGAATACTTTTCTTTAGCCTTGAATTTAATAGATGACATTCGTTATTTATTTAAAGATGCAGATTACAGTTATGAAAATGAATATAGGATTATTAAATCTTATGAAGGTAAGGAAAATGATATTTTTATTAGCGAAAATTCTAATAGTGTGATTCCTGGATTATATTCTTATATTGACCAAGAACTAAAATATTCAAAAATTAAACTTGGTCCTAAATGCGATGATATTGATTTTATTGCTCCCTATATAAAATACGTTGATCGAAATATTGAAGTAACTAAGTCACAAATATCTTATCGTTAA
- a CDS encoding MutR family transcriptional regulator codes for MEHLGKVFREFRTSGKYSLKEAAGESCSTSQLSRFELGESDLAVSRFFEILDNIHVTIENFMDKARDFQNHEHVALMAQIIPLYYSNDIAGFQKLQKEQLEKAKSSTNPLYFELNWILLQGLICQRDARYTMSQSDLEKVADYLFQTEEWTMYELILFGNLYTFYNVDYVARIGREVMQREDYYKEIGRHRKLVLILALNCYQHCLENRSFADADYFEGYVEKLIGNGIKLYERNIFHYLKGFALYQRDLKEEGCRQMQESMHIFDVLGLPEQVAYYQEHYEKFVNA; via the coding sequence ATGGAACATCTTGGAAAGGTATTTCGTGAATTTCGAACTAGTGGGAAATATTCTTTAAAGGAAGCAGCAGGTGAATCGTGTTCAACCTCTCAATTATCTCGCTTCGAGCTTGGGGAGTCTGATCTAGCAGTTTCTCGTTTCTTTGAGATTTTGGATAATATTCATGTGACCATTGAAAATTTCATGGACAAGGCTAGGGATTTTCAAAATCATGAACATGTTGCCTTAATGGCACAGATTATTCCGCTTTACTACTCAAATGATATTGCAGGTTTTCAAAAGCTTCAAAAGGAACAGCTTGAGAAAGCAAAGAGTTCGACCAATCCCCTCTATTTTGAGCTGAATTGGATTCTGCTACAAGGTCTGATTTGTCAAAGAGATGCTCGTTACACGATGAGTCAGAGTGATTTGGAAAAGGTAGCAGATTATCTTTTTCAAACAGAAGAGTGGACCATGTATGAGTTGATTCTTTTCGGAAATCTCTATACTTTCTACAATGTGGACTATGTGGCTCGGATTGGCAGAGAAGTCATGCAGCGAGAAGACTACTACAAGGAAATTGGTCGGCATCGAAAACTTGTTTTGATTTTAGCTCTTAACTGTTACCAGCATTGTTTGGAAAACCGTTCCTTTGCGGATGCGGACTATTTTGAGGGCTATGTGGAGAAGTTGATTGGAAATGGTATCAAGCTTTATGAGCGCAATATCTTCCATTATCTCAAAGGTTTCGCCCTCTACCAGAGAGACTTGAAAGAAGAAGGGTGTAGACAAATGCAGGAATCCATGCATATTTTTGATGTGCTTGGACTTCCGGAGCAAGTGGCTTACTATCAGGAACATTATGAAAAATTTGTAAATGCTTAA